Proteins from a single region of Cytophagaceae bacterium:
- a CDS encoding Fic family protein: protein MNFGSYIKNWRAKNNVTMQELSALSGIDQALISKYESGNRIPSEKHLLYLSTGMNVPLITIRREYLADKIAELLRYEEGAGEILAMAEPRIQYLSSKQVLQFQGISEKINQKLAEIDNLKKRWAAQKPLSQIQLQKMNEFFDVNYTFDSNRIEGNTLTLQETHLVVNEGITIGGKSMREHLEAINHYEAVSFIKDMVTGNEDISKRSLLDIHRLVLKSIDSQSAGTYRKVGVRISGSKHIPPDALQLDELMDDYFLFYQKNKLRMHPVILAAEMHERLVSIHPFIDGNGRTARLLMNFILLKNGFTIAILKGDWDSRMAYYRSLEEVQINNNPEPFYEMITSKVEESLSEHLSMV from the coding sequence ATGAATTTTGGATCCTATATCAAAAACTGGAGAGCAAAAAACAATGTAACTATGCAAGAGCTATCTGCTCTTTCGGGTATAGATCAGGCTCTTATCTCCAAATATGAATCCGGGAATAGAATCCCATCTGAAAAACACCTGTTGTATCTTTCAACCGGTATGAATGTGCCATTGATTACTATCAGAAGAGAGTATTTGGCTGATAAAATAGCAGAACTACTCAGATATGAAGAAGGTGCTGGTGAAATATTGGCCATGGCCGAACCCAGAATCCAATATTTGAGTAGTAAGCAAGTTTTGCAGTTTCAGGGTATTTCAGAAAAAATCAACCAAAAATTGGCAGAAATAGACAATTTAAAAAAACGTTGGGCTGCCCAAAAGCCTCTTTCCCAGATTCAGCTACAAAAAATGAATGAGTTTTTTGATGTAAATTACACTTTCGACAGCAATCGAATTGAAGGAAACACATTAACTCTTCAAGAAACCCATTTGGTGGTAAATGAAGGAATTACTATCGGTGGAAAAAGCATGAGGGAGCATCTGGAAGCCATAAATCATTACGAAGCTGTATCATTTATTAAAGATATGGTAACCGGAAATGAGGACATCTCAAAAAGAAGTCTGCTGGATATCCACAGATTGGTTTTGAAATCAATTGATAGTCAATCGGCCGGCACATACAGGAAAGTAGGCGTTAGGATTTCCGGAAGCAAGCACATTCCACCTGATGCCCTACAGTTGGATGAATTAATGGATGATTATTTTCTTTTTTATCAAAAAAATAAATTGAGGATGCATCCAGTAATTTTAGCAGCTGAGATGCATGAAAGGCTGGTAAGTATTCACCCCTTTATTGATGGGAATGGTCGTACAGCCAGATTGTTAATGAATTTTATTTTACTAAAAAATGGTTTTACAATAGCTATTTTGAAAGGTGATTGGGATTCAAGAATGGCTTATTACCGCTCCTTGGAAGAAGTTCAGATAAATAACAATCCTGAACCTTTTTATGAAATGATAACTTCAAAAGTAGAAGAATCACTCAGTGAACACCTCAGTATGGTATAA